TCGATCCAAACAGACCAAATTTCGGAACCTTGTCCCCCATAACAGCAGCCACAACCGGACCCGTGCTAATTGCCACTGACAAGGATAGCTTCGTGCCAATGCCAATTGGGTCTTTGAATGCTTCATTGGCCGCGTTTTGAAGTTCCAAAGCCAACATTCCTATGCTGTCCGCTTGGGCATTTGGTGGATAATCCCCAGTGAAATCCGCAATAGCCATGAAATTCTCAATGGTTTGAATGTAGAAGGTCTTGGTATTCTCGATCAGATGCTCGAAGACCTTCTTGATGTTATCCACCAAGTCCACGAAATCGTCTGACTTGGCGTCCCGAGTCATCCCTTCCACGTCCTCGATTCGAGCAATTAGGATTGGGACCGAATCAAGCTTGGACACCATGGGGAACTTTTCTTGAATCAACTTGTGTAACAGCTTTGGGGGGATCAGTTGACAAAGacgttcttcttcttccttttccaaATCAGTGATCTTGTCCTCCATTTTCTCCAATATTTGGTCATTGGTCAGTAGAAGTTGTCGGGTCATTCGTTCTTCCatctgtatgtatgtacagtaaGAGAGGAGCATGTAATGAAAGCACTCATTGTACCTTACTTATTACTCAGATACCAAATATTGACTCGAGGTGATCATGATATCGCGAGAATAATCATGCATTGACAAGTCATTGATGAAGAGTCCATTTCGCACCAAGTTGGGCAGATTATCAATGATCGGACAACCAATGAAGAGAATTTTCTTCCACATGGACATGAACATCAAACAGCCTCGAATTTGAAGACGATCCAAGTCCACGTCGTCATCAAAATTCTTCTGCAATTAGATGGATCGCGATTGCTCCCAATGGCCAATTGACCAATTTCATAAGCGTCACTTATTCGTTttaggcggatgtacggtacagggATCGCGATTGCTCCCAATGGCCAATTGACCAATTTCATAAGCGTCACTTATTCGTTTTCAATTGCATAATCTCTTTACTTTTGACATGAATTGAGCGATCAGTCCCTTACCAGAGCATCGTCCTCGGTGGTGAGTTTGATCTGCCTACTTCGGGCGGTTCGTTGGGCGGGGATGAGGGATTGGAACACAAACACGTTATTGGTCTTTTGCATGAATTGGTCCGCATTGAACTCAACCAAAGGCCGGACCAGAGTGAAGCAATTACTCAATGGCATGCCAATACAATCGGGGATGATCTGTCTCAAGGAGGTCCCCACCAAAGTGATCACCAAGGACTCGGACAAGAGAATCGAGAAGGGGAAGATTTCAAAGATCACATGCGCCCGAATTGGCAACGAAGCCTCTTGTCTCAAGGTCATGTTCTGTTGATTCACCACAAAAGCCGAGTTGTCAAACTCCAATCTGAAAGCGAATAACAATAGGCGTGTGTGCTTGTGGGCGTTTGTGTGGCGTTTGTGCGGTGTGAGAAACGGAATTAGCCGATTCCAAATCCAGTGTTCAAACTTACAGATAACTCACGCTGATGGTGTCAAAGATGACCTCTTGGCGTTGgattttgatcttcaaatCGATATTGAAGTAGACCTTGGCCAATTGCTTCATCTGGCCCAAGACATAATAGCTGAAGCCCCGTCGCTTCGATCGGTAATAGAGGGTGAGTCCTGAAATTGAACAAACACGGCCTTTTGATTGTTGGGCGCCCTTAGGGACCCTTGTCCGTTCAGCCTTTACGCGACCTTTCTCATGTTCCCGATCCACGAAGAACGAAGGCGCTCTCATCTTGGTGAAGGTGAGCTTGAAGTAGTCGTGGCAATTGTCCAGATTCATGATGAATTCGCGGAATTCACGAGCAATGGACAGGACCGTTTGCCGATAGCCCAATTGCTCGGCCACATTCACAAAATAAACCCCAACTCCTAAAGGCCATCCACACAAGCAAGAAAATCACATGAGAAATGATCCCTTGACCGCCCCACCTAACCGTCCAGTTTACCTTCAAAAATGTCTTGCTCAGGAGTTGAGAGCAAAAGACTGGCCTTCTTGCCAATCTTGGGGATGTAACCCTCCGGGtagaccttgtcaatctcagcTCGTTCAAAGGGCAATTTCGCCGAGAGGATGATGTCCTCGACCATTTTGGGATGGAAATTGGCCCGGAGATAGCCgaggacattttcaatgatcaagcCGTACATGGCGACGTATTGTGAGCGAGTTCCAACCTGATCCGTCCTAATCTTGTTCCATGTTGAACTGAATCATTGGCTTGGATCATCAACCCCCTCCATCTCATCTCACCGCACGTCATTCCATAAAAGAAATGGATGGCCCAATCGCATGCTTTGAGACACATTTTTATTGGCGGATAATACTGACATGAATTGGAAACAAGCCAGTTTCATAAGAAATGGCCTTATGTTGAGTACGTATGTTTCAAGTGTTTTCATGAGGAGGTCTGGAAGGTCTGGAATGACGGGACCGGTTTGTCCGTGGTGGGTGGNNNNNNNNNNNNNNNNNNNNNNNNNNNNNNNNNNNNTTGGGCTAATACTAGGGGTTTTGACCTCTTAAACAAATATCAAAACCTTGTTACTGGgaattgatctttttgattCTGATCCAAATTCCCAAGGCTNNNNNNNNNNNNNNNNNNNNNNNNNNNNNNNNNGGGTCGGTTTTTCTGACTTCGCAAGTCCACGTGTAACCTATGGGTTTGGCCTTTTTATCCCTTTTGGGAATGGAGGACAGCAGACAGACGAGAATGGCGAGGATGAGGATCAACATGAGTACGGCTAATCCCAAGGTCATCCACGAGATTCGATTGGCTTTGGTTTGACACGGTCGCAGAAGGTCTTGAACCTGACCTTGGTCTAGACGAGACAGatgttggaaatggaactcaCGGGTGGTGGAACAGTGAAGAATGAGCTCCTGGTAATTGACGTTGGCTTGTAAGGCGCCGGTGAGCATGATGTAGCTGGGCATCATCACATGGGAAGCCGGTTGGAACGGATCAATGCATCTAAGAatttgagaaaacaaaaagattgTACGTATAGCAGAAAGGGATTCATTGACATTTGTTCGTG
This genomic interval from Tigriopus californicus strain San Diego chromosome 6, Tcal_SD_v2.1, whole genome shotgun sequence contains the following:
- the LOC131882228 gene encoding soluble guanylate cyclase 88E-like; translated protein: MYGLIIENVLGYLRANFHPKMVEDIILSAKLPFERAEIDKVYPEGYIPKIGKKASLLLSTPEQDIFEGVGVYFVNVAEQLGYRQTVLSIAREFREFIMNLDNCHDYFKLTFTKMRAPSFFVDREHEKGLTLYYRSKRRGFSYYVLGQMKQLAKVYFNIDLKIKIQRQEVIFDTISVSYLLEFDNSAFVVNQQNMTLRQEASLPIRAHVIFEIFPFSILLSESLVITLVGTSLRQIIPDCIGMPLSNCFTLVRPLVEFNADQFMQKTNNVFVFQSLIPAQRTARSRQIKLTTEDDALKNFDDDVDLDRLQIRGCLMFMSMWKKILFIGCPIIDNLPNLVRNGLFINDLSMHDYSRDIMITSSQYLMEERMTRQLLLTNDQILEKMEDKITDLEKEEEERLCQLIPPKLLHKLIQEKFPMVSKLDSVPILIARIEDVEGMTRDAKSDDFVDLVDNIKKVFEHLIENTKTFYIQTIENFMAIADFTGDYPPNAQADSIGMLALELQNAANEAFKDPIGIGTKLSLSVAISTGPVVAAVMGDKVPKFGLFGSTVHRAEELVEGCPPNKIVVDAPTKKALPGTFKVFESAIESDNPIFILDEKLDYVPTPIIPILQAYTAFKASKNRYNDQAKAKMEQDLEETELRLREQSKLMSSCGGFHTKSNVCNLI
- the LOC131882380 gene encoding uncharacterized protein LOC131882380 (The sequence of the model RefSeq protein was modified relative to this genomic sequence to represent the inferred CDS: added 64 bases not found in genome assembly), with the translated sequence MDKKREKKPGLALVFESGQRLSIPEVLSLEVKPLAYVQEESAVTDVRTPKCDVLPKCHSFMLALKQFPNKMERLTSACRQITPQLRNWVPKFFKGECIDPFQPASHVMMPSYIMLTGALQANVNYQELILHCSTTREFHFQHLSRLDQGQVQDLLRPCQTKANRISWMTLGLAVLMLILILAILVCLLSSIPKRDKKAKPIGYTWTCEVRKTDPESQIEEEIMVADQLPPPATVNPVPSFQTFQTSS